A genomic stretch from Pieris napi chromosome 18, ilPieNapi1.2, whole genome shotgun sequence includes:
- the LOC125058444 gene encoding centromere-associated protein E-like, translating into MDKKQQLLNHESYLLKEIEHYEKRIKEALENEKSKATYIESDSSDLEYELKINNESSLLDLKLEKKQLKTCYLATAELADVTIVQSEMNILPEDPEFDGVPITEPGVWKEVMAECRIGMVPFSISFFSHQASRPFAPIAFRNLQVLPIKKPQELELSKSVLPRLTRPSDTILTLRSYENAYRSRRTTLANLSDKYGDFLSLEAKADGGYILKCDEILNMTWLLQNKNSHLTRFQHRMSFDLEYIDESYVKIVRKANKKLENQSIQTEERTQLLAAIIDACLQAKASLESQSESENDRVTETPQTDENIMAPPKTIPKKSKKASPRPAVVENSLKKAKTLKANVNSKKDITADSKNVPPTNKNTDDARTELISNENVERVYNIQGKEQSKVNVASEKDIQTTDATIKSVNVTNKKKIQIIEDIIIKPGNSNLENKKRKLDATEKIPVKKIKSNVENRKENVNMDSRKTNTDKTDKVTEKQNSNTNLATKNNDKPKKDNENKEININGSNGIEQLQKKVEKQIGPKITKEVQKVSTNTQNKEKTGKITLNKPGNSQKIIGLQKENPRNSNKITEVMHVKMGKTNKIGNTQKHKPVTQKVNENTKSGNPKAQNYNKDKGNTPSKEQGEKRKSLGSGGKSKIPQKKPEFKNPQTGKIKPSSLLVKTKPTNIPIVKRP; encoded by the exons atggataaaaaacaacaattacTTAATCATGAAAGTTACCTTTTGAAGGAAATAGAGCATTATGAAAAGCGAATTAAAGAAGCGTTAGAAAATGAGAAATCCAAAGCAACTTACATTGAAAGTGATAG ctCTGATTTAGAATatgaattgaaaataaataatgaatcaTCATTATTGGACTTGAAGCTTGAAAAAAAACAGCTTAAAACATGTTATTTGGCAACAGCTGAACTGGCAGATGTAACCATTGTGCAGTCTGAGATGAATATTCTTCCTGAAGACCCTGAATTTGATGg AGTACCAATAACAGAGCCCGGTGTGTGGAAAGAGGTAATGGCAGAATGCAGAATAGGAATGGTACCATTTTCAATCAGCTTCTTCTCTCACCAAgct agTCGCCCATTTGCTCCAATAGCCTTTAGGAACCTCCAAGTGTTGCCAATTAAAAAACCTCAAGAATTGGAACTATCTAAATCAGTGTTGCCACGTTTGACGAGACCATCTGATACTATACTG ACACTTCGAAGTTATGAAAATGCCTACCGCTCAAGACGGACTACATTAGCTAATTTATCGGACAAATATGGTGACTTTTTGTCCTTGGAAGCAAAG GCTGATGGAGGCTATATACTAAAATGCGACGAAATATTGAACATGACATGGTTATTGCAAAACAAGAATTCTCATTTAACTCGATTCCAACACAGAATGAGCTTTGATTTGGAATATATTG ATGAATCGTATGTAAAAATAGTTCGAAAAGCGAACAAGAAGCTTGAAAATCAATCGATACAGACAGAAGAAAGGACACAGTTACTCGCTGCCATAATAGATGCATGTCTTCAAGCCAAAGCTTCGCTGGAAAGCCAATCTGAAAGCGAAAACGATAGGGTGACAGAGACACCTCAAActgatgaaaatattatggCTCCACCCAAAACTATTCCAAAGAAATCAAAGAAAGCATCCCCAAGACCAGCTGTGGTCGAAAATAGTCTTAAAAAAGCTAAAACTTTGAAAGCAAATGTGAATTCAAAGAAAGATATCACAGCTGATAGTAAAAATGTACCGCCTACTAACAAAAATACAGATGACGCACGCACTGAATTGATAAGCAATGAAAATGTAGAAAgagtttataatatacaagGAAAGGAACAGTCTAAAGTAAATGTTGCCAGTGAAAAAGATATACAAACAACAGATGCCACGATTAAATCTGTTAATGTTACCAACAAGAAAAAGATTCAAATTATTGaagatataattataaagcCGGGAAATagtaatttagaaaataagaAGAGAAAACTTGATGCTACGGAAAAGATacctgttaaaaaaattaagtctaATGTAGAAAATAGGaaagaaaatgtaaatatgGACAGTAGAAAAACTAATACAGACAAGACAGATAAAGTGACAGAAAAGCAAAACTCTAATACAAACTTAGCGACAAAAAATAATGACAAGCCGAAGAAAGATAATGAAAACAaggaaataaacataaatggTTCTAATGGAATTGAACAACTTCAAAAAAAGGTTGAAAAACAAATTGGACCTAAAATTACTAAAGAAGTTCAAAAGGTGTCaacaaatacacaaaataaagaaaaaactggaAAAATAACTCTAAACAAACCTGGCAATTCACAGAAGATAATTGGTTTACAAAAAGAAAACCCcagaaattcaaataaaattactgaAGTAATGCATGTGAAAATgggtaaaacaaataaaattgggAATACGCAAAAGCATAAACCTGTTACACAGAAAGTaaatgaaaatacaaaaagtgGTAACCCAAAGGCACAGAATTATAACAAGGATAAAGGAAATACACCAAGTAAGGAGCAGGGAGAGAAAAGAAAATCTTTAGGCAGCGGTGGTAAATCGAAGATACCTCAAAAGAAGCCAGAATTTAAGAATCCGCAGACAG gtAAAATTAAACCGTCGAGTCTTCTGGTAAAGACGAAACCAACAAATATACCAA